The Gemmatimonadota bacterium DNA window TGTGGATAAGAGTCACATCTATTGAAGGTATATTTTAGTTGTCCCGAAATGAATAGAATTATTCCCGGTGAGGAGCGTATGGCGAGACCAAATGTTGTGCTGATTATGGCAGATGATATGGGGTTTGAGTGTTTGAGTTGTTATGGGAGTACGACGTATGAGACGCCGGTGTTGGACGATCTGGCAGCGCGGGGGATTCGCTTTTCGCATTGTTATTCGACGCCGCTGTGTACGCCTTCTCGTGTGGAGATTATGACGGGGCAGTACAATTTTCGGAATTACGACAGGTTCGCCTATTTGAATCCCAAAGAAAAGACGTTTGGCAATTTGTTAAAGGATGCGGGGTATGCTACGTGTGTTGCGGGCAAGTGGCAGTTGAGCAAGGATAATAAGATGCCGGCGCATTTTGGGTTTGACGAGCATTGTTTGTGGAATATGACGCCGCTTCCAGAAGATCCTGCACGCGTTGCAAAGGGGCGATATGCAAATCCGCAAATTGAACGCAATGGGGAATGGTTGCCAGACGATTATATCGAAGATCGGTATGGTCCCGATATTTGTTGTGATTATTTGCTGGATTTTATTGAGCGACATCGGGATGTGCCTTTTTTTGCTTATTATCCAATGATTCTGGTTCACGCGCCTTTTGTTCCCACGCCCGATAGTCCGGAGTGGCGGGATAGAACTCGCAGGGATGAGAGAGATACGCGCTATTTTGCCGATATGGTGGCGTATGCGGATACGCTGGTGGGACGGATTGTGGAGAAGCTCGAGGCGCTCGATTTGCTCGAGAATACACTGGTGATGTTCACGAGTGATAATGGTACGCATCGCACGATTACGTCTCAGCTTGAGGGTGGTGTTGAGATTGTGGGTGGTAAGGGTACGATGCCCGATGCGGGGACACATGTGCCTTTTATTGCTTTTTGGAGGGGTGTGGCGCCAGAGGGTGTGGTATTAGATGATCTGGTGGATTTTAGCGATTTTTTGCCGACGCTGATGGATTTGGCCGATGCGCCCATTCCAGAGGGGATGCCGTGTGACGGGCGCAGTTTTTTGCCTCAGTTGCGGGGCGAACAGGGCGATCCGAGGGATTGGATTTTTTGTCATTACAACCCGCGTTTTGGTTTTGGGCAAGATCACGCGGGACAGTTTGCGCGAGAACATCGGTTTAAAATTTATCACGATGGGCGGTTTTACGATGTGCCGGCAGATCGGCTGGAAGAGCACGATATTGTTTTGGGGCAAGGCGATGCCGATTCTGAAGAGGCGCGCGAACGCTTGCAAAAGGTGTTGGATATGATGCCGGAATTTATTGATGATTATGTTCCGGAGCGGTGATATTTTTTTTAAAGGAGGGTTTAATGTCTGATTCGCGTCCCAATATTCTCTACATTATGTCTGATGATCATACTGTGAATGCCATCAGTTGTTATAACGGATGGCTGAATGAGGTGGTGGATACACCGAATATTGACCGCATCGCTCGTGAGGGGATGCGGTTTGACAATTGTATTTGCAATAATGCGCTGTGTTCGCCGAGCAGGGCGAGTATTATTACGGGGCAATATAGCCATAAAAATGGGGTGTTGCGGTTGAATCAACCGCTGAGTGACGATCACCCCAATTTCGTGCGGCAGTTGCAGGCTTCTGGATATCAAACGGGTATTGCGGGTAAGTGGCATTTGGGGTCTGATCCGGATGGGTTTGATTATTGGGAGGTGTTGCCGGGGCAGGGGGCTTATTTTGATCCGTCGTTTACGCGCAATGGCGAGCCGACGCAGTACGAGGGGTACGCGACGGATATTATTACGGATTTATCGCTCAACTGGTTGAGGGCGCGCGATCCGGATAAGCCTTTTTTGATGCTGTGCCATCACAAAGCACCCCATGGTTTGTGGGAGTACGCGCCCCGTCATGCGGATTTGTTCACGGATGGGGATTTGCCCGAGCCGTCGAATTTGTATAAGCCGTTTGACAAGGTGTCCAGCGCGTTGGAGAATCACCACCGCACGATGCTCTCGCAGGCCGAGCGGATGGATGAGGGCGTCCGGGGAAGAGCGTGGCCTACGGGGCGGTTGGATACGACGGGGATGAATACGACGGAGAAGATTCAGGCGGCTTATCAGAAGTATGTGAAGGATTATTTGCGGTGTATTGTGGCGATTGATGAGGGTGTAGGGCGGTTGCTGGATTATCTGGATGAGGAGGGGTTGACGGAGAATACGATTGTGGTCTATACGTCTGACCAGGGTATGTTTTTGGGCGAGCATTCGTATTTTGATAAGCGGTTGATTCTGGAGGAGTCGCTTCTCATGCCTTATGTGATGCGGTATCCGAGAGCGATTGCACCGGGTTCGGTGAATGAGGATATTGTGGTGAATGTGGATTTTGGTGCGACGTATCTCGATTTTGCAGGGTTGCAACCCGATGCAGAAGTGCAGGGCAGAAGTTTTCGCGCGCTGTGCGAAGGGGATACGCCAGAAGATTGGCGGCAGTCGGCTTTTTATGCGTATTGGGATGGGCCGACCAAGCACTATGGCGTGCGTACGCAAGACTATACGCTCGCAGTACATCGAACCGGCGAGCGCGATTTGTTCGATTTGGAGAAGGATCCCTGGGAGATGACGAGTGTGTACGGCGATCCGGCGTATGCCGATGTGCAGGTAGAGGTAGAAGCAGATCTGGCGCGGTTGATCGCGGAGATCGATATCAGTGCCGAGGAATTGCCGCAGGAATGAAGGAAATGATGTCGGATGAACGGGATATTGTCGTATCAGATGAATGGGATGCGGGACACATGGGGTGCGGCTGGGGTTGCATATTTGCCGGGGCAATTGGACGCGGGATGAGTCAGCGGCGCTTTCCGGGGGGTATGGGTCGCTGATGGATGTGCTGAAGCGGGTGGATGTGGGGACGCTGTTTCTGGAGCTTTGCACCGAGCGGGCTGGTGATGTGGATGTGTTGAAAGCAGTTCCGGAAGATAAGCGCGTGGGTGTTGGTGTGGTGAATCAGAAGCTGGATTCGGTGGAGTTGATGGAAGATATTCAGCGGCGAATTTCAGCGGCGATCAATCTGTTTGGAGAAGCGCGCGTTTTGCTGACACCCGATTGCGGTTTTGCCACGTTCGCCGATAATCCCGTGGCTTCGGCAAATGTGGCGGAGGCAAAGTTGAAAGCTATTGTCGATGCGCGAGATTTGATTTGAGAGTGAAGCGGCGTATGATTTATACCACGATGGGGTAGCCAATGTCCTACCAAGATGCAATAACTATACTACTCTCTCTTTGAAGGAGAAAAATGTAATGCCAGCAACAATAGAAGCTACAGAACTACAATTATTGGACG harbors:
- a CDS encoding sulfatase-like hydrolase/transferase, with protein sequence MNRIIPGEERMARPNVVLIMADDMGFECLSCYGSTTYETPVLDDLAARGIRFSHCYSTPLCTPSRVEIMTGQYNFRNYDRFAYLNPKEKTFGNLLKDAGYATCVAGKWQLSKDNKMPAHFGFDEHCLWNMTPLPEDPARVAKGRYANPQIERNGEWLPDDYIEDRYGPDICCDYLLDFIERHRDVPFFAYYPMILVHAPFVPTPDSPEWRDRTRRDERDTRYFADMVAYADTLVGRIVEKLEALDLLENTLVMFTSDNGTHRTITSQLEGGVEIVGGKGTMPDAGTHVPFIAFWRGVAPEGVVLDDLVDFSDFLPTLMDLADAPIPEGMPCDGRSFLPQLRGEQGDPRDWIFCHYNPRFGFGQDHAGQFAREHRFKIYHDGRFYDVPADRLEEHDIVLGQGDADSEEARERLQKVLDMMPEFIDDYVPER
- a CDS encoding sulfatase, producing the protein MSDSRPNILYIMSDDHTVNAISCYNGWLNEVVDTPNIDRIAREGMRFDNCICNNALCSPSRASIITGQYSHKNGVLRLNQPLSDDHPNFVRQLQASGYQTGIAGKWHLGSDPDGFDYWEVLPGQGAYFDPSFTRNGEPTQYEGYATDIITDLSLNWLRARDPDKPFLMLCHHKAPHGLWEYAPRHADLFTDGDLPEPSNLYKPFDKVSSALENHHRTMLSQAERMDEGVRGRAWPTGRLDTTGMNTTEKIQAAYQKYVKDYLRCIVAIDEGVGRLLDYLDEEGLTENTIVVYTSDQGMFLGEHSYFDKRLILEESLLMPYVMRYPRAIAPGSVNEDIVVNVDFGATYLDFAGLQPDAEVQGRSFRALCEGDTPEDWRQSAFYAYWDGPTKHYGVRTQDYTLAVHRTGERDLFDLEKDPWEMTSVYGDPAYADVQVEVEADLARLIAEIDISAEELPQE